A genome region from Marinilabiliales bacterium includes the following:
- a CDS encoding EF-hand domain-containing protein, whose amino-acid sequence MQNMRTISTLLLLSVITAVFPALLLAQVGQDDEFERLLREEIEVEDPVYKPVLAFGIGSFGFMGDVTDFYSALWSSQPGYRLNVSTFLDRRRNYRLNFFMLYGRLTGNERSYLDLERNLNFQSEIINFGLNFEYTFNHIFRSSRWITPFVSAGIESFQFNSKADLLDDNGNPYNYWSDGTIRDIPENSPHAYQSNIIRRNYIYETDLRSANLYGMGNYPQIAFAVPVDYGLDFRITDRVNMRIGSSIHFTFTDMIDNISTGIAGIKSNSRNDRFSYSYVTFHLDLFSDPETIVVERLYADVEFDYTLVEDEDGDGVFDFWDLCPNTPPGVEVDEFGCPVDSDGDGVPDYLDLEPNTRPGALVDEFGREIPPGQLAEQLGQRENAVARDELDLAAIMPAYHYTARQFRSYDGIPEKFRPLDTDRDGFISFDELIRAINLFFDGRLDLTAEDIYELNDFFFSQ is encoded by the coding sequence ATGCAGAACATGAGGACGATCAGTACCCTTCTGCTTCTGTCGGTAATAACCGCAGTATTCCCGGCACTGCTTCTTGCACAGGTCGGTCAGGACGATGAATTTGAGCGGCTTCTGAGGGAGGAGATAGAGGTGGAAGATCCCGTATATAAGCCGGTCCTGGCTTTCGGCATAGGATCCTTCGGCTTTATGGGAGATGTAACCGATTTTTATTCGGCACTCTGGAGCAGTCAGCCGGGGTACAGACTCAATGTTTCAACTTTCCTGGACAGGCGCCGCAATTACCGTCTCAATTTCTTCATGCTTTATGGCAGGCTTACAGGTAACGAGAGATCATACCTGGATCTTGAAAGGAACCTTAATTTCCAGTCGGAGATAATCAATTTCGGACTTAACTTTGAGTACACCTTTAACCATATTTTCAGATCCAGCAGGTGGATTACCCCGTTTGTATCAGCCGGCATTGAGTCCTTCCAGTTCAATTCCAAGGCAGACCTTCTTGATGATAACGGCAACCCTTACAACTACTGGTCAGACGGCACCATAAGAGATATACCCGAAAACTCCCCCCATGCTTACCAAAGCAATATAATCCGGCGCAACTACATTTACGAGACCGACCTCCGAAGTGCCAACCTCTACGGGATGGGTAACTACCCGCAGATCGCATTTGCGGTTCCGGTCGATTATGGGCTGGATTTCAGGATCACCGACAGGGTAAATATGAGGATAGGCAGTTCGATACATTTCACCTTTACCGATATGATAGACAACATAAGCACGGGGATTGCCGGGATAAAATCCAATAGCAGGAACGACAGGTTCTCCTACTCTTATGTGACTTTCCACCTGGATCTCTTTTCCGATCCGGAGACTATAGTTGTGGAAAGGCTGTATGCCGATGTCGAGTTCGACTACACCCTTGTCGAGGATGAGGACGGTGACGGTGTCTTCGATTTCTGGGATCTGTGTCCGAACACTCCACCGGGTGTGGAAGTGGATGAATTCGGCTGCCCGGTGGACAGCGACGGTGACGGGGTACCCGACTACCTGGACCTGGAGCCAAATACACGACCTGGCGCCTTAGTCGATGAATTTGGACGCGAGATCCCTCCCGGTCAGCTTGCCGAACAATTGGGACAAAGAGAAAATGCAGTAGCCAGGGATGAGCTTGACCTCGCTGCAATAATGCCTGCTTACCACTATACGGCAAGGCAATTCAGGAGTTATGACGGGATACCTGAGAAGTTTCGCCCCCTTGACACTGACAGAGATGGCTTCATATCGTTCGATGAACTTATCAGGGCGATCAACCTGTTCTTTGACGGCAGACTGGACCTGACGGCTGAAGATATTTATGAGCTTAACGATTTCTTTTTCTCGCAGTAA
- a CDS encoding formate--tetrahydrofolate ligase, which produces MRSDIEIARSISMKHISEIAAGMGIDENDLELYGKYKAKIPLKYIDREKVDKSTLILVSAISPTPAGEGKTTVSIGLSLGLNRIGKKSAVVLREPSLGPVFGIKGGAAGGGYSQVLPMEDINLHFTGDFSAIEKANNLLAALIDNNIQSKTRSIGIDPRTVLWKRVMDMNDRSLRNVIVGLGGTMSGVPREGGFNITAASEIMAALCLADDLQDLKRKMGNIFIGLTHDKKPVYARDLKAHGAMTALLKDAIMPNLVQTTGHTPAIIHGGPFANIAQGTNSVIATRMGLSLSDYVVTEAGFGFDLGAEKFFDIKCGYSGLSPRAVVLVATVRALRYHGGADIKNISEPDPGAVEKGLSNLTKHVENIAQFGICAVVAINRFATDTDEEIGMINGHCQKIGIEAVEADVWAKGGKGAEELAKVVSSVADNCRNRFKPMYDWNWDIPRKVETVARKIYGANAVDFTRKARADLDKIEKLGLDKLPVCIAKTQKSLSDNPELLGRPKDFVVTVREIEIAAGAGFVIPITGDIMRMPGLPAVPAAEGMDIDEQGNITGLV; this is translated from the coding sequence ATGAGGTCAGATATTGAAATAGCCCGAAGCATCAGTATGAAGCACATTTCTGAGATTGCTGCCGGAATGGGCATTGATGAAAATGATCTTGAGCTTTATGGAAAGTACAAGGCCAAGATACCACTTAAATATATCGACAGGGAAAAGGTTGATAAAAGTACCCTGATCCTGGTAAGCGCAATATCGCCCACTCCTGCCGGTGAAGGCAAGACAACAGTTTCGATCGGCCTTTCTCTGGGCCTCAACAGGATAGGTAAAAAGAGTGCGGTCGTTCTGCGTGAGCCTTCACTTGGACCTGTATTCGGGATCAAGGGCGGCGCAGCCGGCGGAGGATATTCACAGGTTCTGCCGATGGAGGACATAAACCTGCATTTTACCGGCGATTTCAGCGCCATTGAAAAGGCAAACAATCTTCTTGCTGCGCTGATCGATAACAATATACAGAGCAAAACACGCAGCATAGGCATTGACCCACGCACTGTCCTCTGGAAAAGGGTAATGGATATGAATGACCGGTCGCTGCGTAATGTTATTGTAGGCCTTGGGGGCACTATGAGCGGTGTACCCCGTGAGGGAGGATTTAATATAACCGCTGCCTCAGAGATCATGGCGGCCCTCTGCCTGGCCGATGACCTGCAGGATCTGAAGAGAAAGATGGGAAACATCTTCATCGGGTTAACCCACGACAAAAAGCCCGTCTATGCCCGTGACCTGAAGGCTCACGGCGCCATGACAGCCCTGCTTAAGGATGCCATTATGCCGAATCTTGTCCAGACCACCGGGCACACACCTGCCATAATCCATGGTGGACCGTTTGCAAACATAGCACAGGGCACCAATTCAGTCATTGCTACAAGAATGGGCTTGTCGTTATCTGATTACGTGGTTACAGAGGCCGGTTTCGGGTTCGATCTGGGTGCGGAGAAGTTTTTTGACATCAAATGCGGTTATTCGGGGCTCTCACCAAGAGCCGTTGTCCTTGTAGCCACAGTCAGGGCCCTCAGGTATCACGGCGGAGCTGATATCAAGAATATCAGTGAGCCTGATCCGGGTGCAGTGGAAAAGGGATTGTCAAATCTGACAAAGCATGTTGAGAATATAGCCCAGTTTGGCATATGCGCCGTTGTTGCAATAAACCGGTTTGCAACAGATACAGATGAGGAGATAGGTATGATAAATGGGCATTGTCAGAAGATTGGTATAGAAGCAGTTGAGGCTGATGTCTGGGCTAAAGGCGGCAAAGGTGCTGAAGAACTTGCCAAAGTGGTTAGCAGCGTTGCCGATAACTGCAGGAACAGGTTCAAGCCGATGTATGACTGGAACTGGGACATTCCCCGTAAGGTTGAAACGGTGGCCAGGAAGATTTACGGTGCCAATGCAGTTGATTTTACCAGGAAGGCAAGGGCTGATCTTGACAAGATAGAGAAGCTGGGGCTTGACAAGCTTCCGGTTTGTATAGCAAAGACACAGAAATCATTGTCCGACAACCCCGAGCTTCTCGGCAGGCCCAAAGATTTTGTGGTAACTGTTCGCGAGATCGAGATTGCTGCCGGAGCCGGTTTCGTGATTCCTATAACGGGCGATATTATGAGGATGCCCGGCCTTCCTGCAGTGCCTGCTGCAGAGGGGATGGATATTGATGAACAGGGCAATATTACCGGACTTGTCTGA
- a CDS encoding TIGR00730 family Rossman fold protein, translating into MMAEERIKSAFTEKDWNEIKTFDSWTIFKVIAEFVEGFEKMSRIGPCVSIFGSARTSPENKYFKLAEEIAFKLTQSGYGVITGGGPGIMEAANMGARRGGGRSVGLNIDLPHEQGANLFIDSDKLINFSHFFVRKVMFVKYAQGFIVLPGGFGTFDELFEAITLIQTEKIGRFPIILVGKNYWKGLIEWIKEVMLEEEKYISPGDMELFSVVDAADEAVEKINSFYSKYLLSPNF; encoded by the coding sequence ATGATGGCAGAAGAAAGAATTAAAAGCGCATTTACAGAAAAAGACTGGAACGAGATCAAAACGTTCGATTCATGGACAATATTCAAGGTAATTGCCGAATTTGTCGAAGGGTTTGAAAAAATGAGCAGGATAGGCCCCTGCGTATCAATATTCGGATCGGCAAGAACCTCGCCGGAAAACAAGTACTTCAAACTGGCTGAAGAGATTGCCTTCAAGCTCACACAATCCGGCTACGGCGTGATCACAGGCGGCGGACCCGGCATTATGGAAGCGGCAAATATGGGTGCGCGCAGAGGGGGAGGACGGTCTGTGGGTCTTAACATAGACCTTCCACACGAACAGGGAGCCAACCTGTTTATTGACAGTGATAAATTAATAAATTTCAGCCACTTCTTTGTTCGCAAAGTGATGTTCGTCAAATATGCACAGGGATTTATTGTCCTCCCCGGCGGATTTGGAACATTTGATGAGCTCTTCGAGGCTATCACCCTTATCCAGACTGAGAAGATCGGCAGGTTCCCGATCATACTGGTTGGCAAAAACTATTGGAAAGGCCTGATTGAATGGATAAAAGAGGTAATGCTTGAAGAGGAGAAATATATCAGCCCCGGCGACATGGAGTTATTTTCTGTTGTCGATGCTGCCGACGAGGCGGTTGAAAAGATCAACAGCTTCTATTCGAAGTACCTTCTCAGCCCCAATTTCTGA
- a CDS encoding amidohydrolase — MQLAEIIRKKSAQYLDEVIAIRRHIHMHPELSFREHETSAFVKKRLEEYGLDCKTVAGTGLLATITGKAGRSSKCIALRAELDALPVTEKNDLPWRSLVPGVMHACGHDVHASCLIGAARIIKELEDEFTGTVHLLFQPGEETLPGGAKKLLEEKVFGNNQPSVVIAQHVLPELGAGETGIRPGVYMASGDEIYITVSGKGGHGATPDKTVDTVAAMSHVVVALQQVSSRFAPPHIPTVLSFGKFIANGATNVIPGEVIIEGTFRTMDEEWRAEAHEIINRIAVNIATSLGASCSVEIRKGYPVLYNDPGMTSLMGSYMKEYLGSRKVKDLQIRMTTEDFAWFAREYPAVFYRLGTGMPDRLLHSPEFDIDEQIMLEGTGLPAWLALSFLLQ; from the coding sequence ATGCAACTGGCAGAAATCATCAGAAAAAAGTCGGCACAATACCTGGATGAAGTAATCGCCATCCGCCGGCATATTCATATGCATCCCGAGCTCTCATTCAGGGAGCATGAAACATCGGCCTTTGTAAAAAAAAGACTGGAGGAGTACGGGTTGGACTGCAAAACAGTGGCAGGCACCGGCCTCCTGGCTACCATAACAGGCAAAGCAGGCAGGAGCAGCAAATGTATTGCATTGAGGGCAGAACTGGATGCGCTGCCTGTAACCGAGAAGAATGACCTGCCCTGGAGATCCCTGGTGCCTGGTGTTATGCATGCTTGCGGGCACGATGTGCATGCCTCCTGCCTGATCGGTGCAGCCAGGATAATAAAGGAACTTGAAGATGAATTTACCGGGACGGTTCACCTGTTATTCCAGCCCGGGGAAGAAACACTGCCTGGTGGTGCAAAGAAGCTGCTGGAAGAAAAGGTATTCGGCAACAATCAACCATCAGTCGTGATTGCACAACACGTGCTGCCCGAACTGGGCGCAGGAGAAACAGGAATCCGCCCGGGAGTTTATATGGCATCGGGCGATGAGATATATATTACAGTTTCAGGTAAGGGCGGGCACGGTGCAACTCCTGATAAGACCGTCGATACGGTTGCGGCTATGTCACATGTGGTTGTTGCACTGCAACAGGTGTCAAGCAGGTTTGCACCGCCGCATATCCCAACTGTACTGAGTTTTGGCAAGTTCATTGCCAACGGCGCCACAAACGTAATACCAGGAGAAGTTATAATTGAAGGAACCTTTCGCACAATGGATGAGGAATGGAGGGCAGAGGCACACGAGATCATCAACAGGATAGCCGTTAATATCGCCACCAGCCTGGGTGCGTCATGCAGTGTGGAAATAAGAAAGGGATACCCGGTTCTTTACAATGATCCCGGGATGACATCCCTTATGGGCAGTTACATGAAAGAGTACCTTGGCAGCAGGAAGGTAAAGGATCTTCAGATCAGAATGACAACCGAGGATTTTGCATGGTTTGCGAGAGAATACCCTGCAGTATTCTACAGGCTGGGAACCGGAATGCCTGACAGGCTTCTCCATTCGCCTGAGTTCGACATTGACGAACAGATAATGCTGGAGGGGACCGGCCTGCCTGCCTGGCTGGCACTATCTTTCCTGCTTCAATAA
- a CDS encoding 4Fe-4S dicluster domain-containing protein codes for MAYVINDDCTACGSCIDECPVEAISEGDIYVIDPEACTDCGACVDVCPVEAIHPE; via the coding sequence ATGGCTTACGTAATAAATGATGATTGTACCGCATGCGGGAGCTGCATTGACGAATGTCCCGTGGAAGCAATATCAGAAGGAGATATCTATGTTATAGATCCTGAAGCATGTACCGATTGCGGTGCATGTGTCGATGTGTGCCCTGTTGAGGCAATCCATCCGGAATAA
- the meaB gene encoding methylmalonyl Co-A mutase-associated GTPase MeaB, whose product MNKEGKHKSALSVSRGVEQPPSVNPARGSSSRNRARRRMPVNYYLEGILNRDISSLGRAITLIESSLPADKEIAGELVELCHPHAGNSVRIGITGVPGVGKSSFIESFGKMLTASGSRIAVLAVDPSSGLSKGSILGDKTRMEELSADPDAFIRPSPSGGSLGGVARKTRESIILCEAAGFDTVIVETVGVGQSETAVHSMVDFFLLLMLAGAGDELQGIKRGIMEMADMLVITKADGNNTEKAELAKAQYQNALQLFPQPASGWKPRVGLCSAHNRTGLESINGIISEYIRFTRASGYFRENRLTQSLYWMHESIEQQLRDIFYNDQRVASELESLRQEVASGRITSFTAAGRLIDKFKGTGQ is encoded by the coding sequence ATGAACAAAGAAGGAAAGCATAAAAGTGCATTATCAGTAAGCCGCGGTGTTGAACAGCCTCCTTCGGTTAACCCTGCCAGAGGCAGCTCTTCCCGTAACCGCGCCAGGAGAAGGATGCCGGTAAACTATTACCTTGAAGGAATACTTAACCGGGACATCAGTAGTCTTGGCCGCGCTATAACTCTTATAGAGAGCTCCTTGCCGGCTGACAAGGAGATTGCGGGCGAACTGGTGGAGCTTTGTCATCCTCATGCCGGCAATTCTGTAAGGATAGGTATTACCGGTGTGCCCGGTGTAGGTAAGAGCTCATTTATTGAGAGCTTCGGCAAGATGCTGACAGCGAGCGGCTCACGTATTGCCGTGCTGGCTGTTGATCCCAGCAGCGGACTGTCGAAGGGAAGTATCCTGGGAGACAAGACCAGAATGGAAGAACTATCGGCCGATCCGGATGCATTCATCAGGCCCTCACCCTCGGGCGGGTCACTGGGAGGAGTTGCCCGTAAAACCAGGGAGAGTATAATATTGTGTGAGGCCGCCGGGTTTGATACTGTAATTGTTGAGACAGTGGGAGTGGGGCAGTCGGAAACCGCAGTCCATTCAATGGTCGATTTTTTCCTTCTTCTTATGCTTGCAGGTGCCGGTGATGAGCTGCAGGGTATCAAGCGCGGCATTATGGAGATGGCCGATATGCTGGTAATAACAAAAGCTGACGGGAATAATACGGAAAAGGCTGAGTTGGCAAAAGCGCAATATCAGAATGCACTTCAGCTTTTTCCCCAGCCTGCATCAGGATGGAAACCCCGTGTAGGCCTATGTTCGGCACATAATAGAACCGGACTTGAAAGCATAAATGGCATCATCAGCGAGTATATCAGGTTTACCAGGGCATCGGGCTATTTTCGCGAGAACAGGCTTACCCAGTCCCTTTACTGGATGCATGAGAGCATCGAGCAGCAGCTCCGCGACATTTTCTATAATGATCAGCGGGTAGCTTCAGAGCTTGAGAGTTTAAGGCAGGAGGTGGCAAGCGGCAGGATAACGAGCTTCACAGCAGCAGGAAGACTGATCGATAAATTCAAAGGTACAGGACAGTGA
- the uvrA gene encoding excinuclease ABC subunit UvrA, producing MKYLRNGDTGAIRVLGARVHNLKNIEVTIPRNKLVVITGLSGSGKSSLAFDTIYAEGQRRYMETMSAYARQFLGSMERPDVDNISGLSPVIAIEQKTSNKNPRSTVGTITEIYDFLRLLYARAAIAYSPVTGDEMVKYTDDQIISLITERYRNRKTLILAPVVKGRKGHYKELFEQIQRKGFLHARINGEITGLKPGMRVDRYKTHHIEIVIDKLHVTDNDKPRIAATIKTAMQHGRNIIMVMDAESGETRYFSKQLMCPASGISYNEPAPHTFSFNSPRGACPRCGGLGTVAEMDLEKIIPRPDLSIRRGGIEPLGTYKNSLIFWQLEAIAAKHGFSLNTPLGDIPGEALNTILYGSEESFKLLHSPLGSASNYFMSFDGVINYIANQRENGNGGRKDKWAGQYLKRTVCPNCNGTRLHNEALFFMIAGKNIAELAEMDLDMLDSWFSSVDAELTEKQKLISSEIIKEIRARLGFLLSVGLNYLSLNRNSASLSGGESQRIRLATQIGSQLVNVLYILDEPSIGLHQTDNRKLIDSLKQLRDKGNSVIVVEHDRDMIESADYVIDMGPRAGRKGGEIAACGTPGEVAQTGTLTGCYLSARREIEMPLSRRDGNGTSILIRGASGNNLKDIDAVIPTGKLICVTGVSGSGKSSLIKETLQPYMSRHFYNARKEPLPCLGVEGMENTDKIIEVDQSPIGRTPRSNPATYTGVFADIRKLFEQTPEAKIRAWKAGRFSFNVRGGRCETCRGAGVQTIEMNFLPDVYVQCRDCNGKRYNRETLEVKFKGKSISDVLDMTINQAVEFFEKIPSIYRKIYTLQRVGMGYVKLGQASTTLSGGESQRVKLAAELARKDTGRTLYVLDEPTTGLHFEDIRVLLKVLNTLVDRGNTVIVIEHNMDVIKVADHIIDLGPYGGREGGRIIAAGTPEDVAQVTESFTGQCLRSILNPEPAE from the coding sequence GGAAAGGCCTGATGTCGATAACATCAGCGGTTTAAGTCCGGTAATAGCAATTGAACAAAAAACCAGCAACAAAAACCCCCGGTCAACCGTAGGTACCATAACTGAAATATATGATTTCCTGCGCCTCCTTTATGCACGCGCCGCCATAGCATATTCACCGGTAACGGGTGATGAGATGGTAAAGTATACCGACGATCAGATCATCAGCCTTATAACCGAAAGGTACAGAAACCGGAAGACCCTGATACTGGCGCCGGTGGTAAAGGGGAGGAAGGGGCACTACAAGGAACTTTTTGAACAGATTCAGAGAAAGGGATTCCTTCATGCCAGGATCAACGGGGAGATTACAGGACTCAAACCGGGGATGCGTGTGGACAGGTATAAAACCCATCACATTGAGATAGTTATTGACAAGCTCCATGTAACTGACAATGACAAGCCACGAATTGCCGCTACCATAAAAACCGCCATGCAGCATGGCAGGAATATAATCATGGTCATGGATGCTGAGAGTGGCGAAACAAGGTATTTCAGCAAACAACTGATGTGCCCCGCATCGGGTATATCATACAATGAGCCTGCCCCACACACCTTTTCTTTCAACTCGCCCAGGGGTGCCTGCCCCAGGTGTGGGGGACTGGGAACAGTGGCCGAGATGGACCTGGAGAAGATAATACCCAGACCGGACCTGTCAATCAGAAGAGGTGGTATAGAGCCACTGGGCACATACAAAAACTCGCTGATATTCTGGCAACTGGAAGCTATTGCGGCAAAACACGGGTTCTCCCTCAACACACCCCTGGGTGATATACCGGGTGAAGCCCTCAACACCATATTATACGGATCGGAAGAATCTTTCAAGCTGCTTCACTCACCACTGGGATCAGCGTCAAACTACTTCATGAGTTTTGACGGTGTAATCAACTATATTGCCAACCAAAGGGAGAACGGTAACGGGGGAAGGAAAGACAAGTGGGCCGGTCAGTATCTCAAAAGAACGGTTTGCCCCAACTGTAATGGAACCAGGCTTCATAATGAGGCCCTGTTCTTTATGATTGCAGGGAAGAACATTGCAGAGCTGGCTGAAATGGACCTTGATATGCTGGACAGCTGGTTCTCATCGGTCGATGCGGAGCTTACTGAAAAGCAGAAGCTTATTTCTTCAGAGATCATCAAAGAGATCAGGGCAAGGCTTGGATTTCTGTTGAGTGTCGGACTGAATTACCTGTCACTGAACCGCAATTCAGCAAGCCTTTCAGGTGGGGAAAGCCAGCGGATAAGGCTGGCCACCCAGATAGGGTCACAGCTGGTCAATGTATTGTACATACTGGATGAACCAAGTATCGGCCTTCACCAGACCGATAACAGGAAGTTGATAGATTCGTTAAAGCAGCTCAGGGATAAGGGTAATTCCGTAATAGTTGTCGAGCATGACAGAGATATGATAGAGTCAGCCGATTATGTCATCGACATGGGACCCAGGGCGGGAAGAAAGGGAGGTGAGATAGCAGCCTGCGGCACTCCGGGCGAAGTTGCACAAACAGGTACTCTCACAGGATGCTACCTCTCAGCCCGGAGAGAGATAGAAATGCCATTGTCACGCCGTGACGGAAACGGGACCAGTATATTAATACGCGGGGCCTCCGGCAACAATCTCAAAGACATAGATGCGGTAATTCCCACAGGCAAGCTTATCTGCGTTACGGGGGTGTCGGGGAGCGGAAAATCAAGCCTGATCAAAGAAACGCTCCAGCCATATATGAGCAGACATTTCTACAATGCCCGCAAGGAGCCTCTGCCCTGCCTGGGCGTAGAGGGCATGGAGAATACCGACAAGATAATTGAGGTTGACCAATCCCCTATTGGCCGCACACCCAGATCAAACCCCGCAACCTACACTGGTGTGTTTGCAGATATACGGAAGCTGTTCGAACAGACACCGGAGGCAAAGATAAGGGCATGGAAGGCAGGCAGGTTCTCTTTCAATGTCAGGGGCGGAAGATGTGAAACCTGCAGGGGAGCCGGCGTTCAGACCATTGAGATGAATTTTCTTCCCGATGTTTACGTTCAGTGCAGGGACTGTAACGGTAAAAGATATAACAGGGAAACGCTGGAGGTAAAATTCAAGGGCAAATCAATAAGCGATGTGCTGGACATGACCATTAACCAGGCCGTTGAGTTCTTCGAAAAGATACCGTCAATCTACCGCAAGATATACACCCTGCAGAGGGTCGGGATGGGATATGTCAAACTGGGCCAGGCATCAACAACCCTTTCAGGAGGAGAATCCCAGAGGGTGAAACTTGCAGCTGAGCTTGCCAGGAAAGACACCGGCAGGACCCTGTATGTTCTTGACGAACCTACTACCGGACTTCATTTTGAAGATATCAGGGTGCTTCTTAAGGTTCTCAACACTTTGGTTGACAGGGGTAATACCGTGATAGTAATTGAACACAACATGGATGTTATAAAGGTAGCAGACCATATTATTGACCTGGGCCCTTACGGAGGCAGAGAAGGAGGCAGGATAATTGCAGCAGGCACTCCCGAGGATGTTGCACAGGTCACAGAAAGCTTTACCGGACAATGTCTCAGATCCATACTCAATCCGGAACCGGCTGAATAG
- the smpB gene encoding SsrA-binding protein SmpB: MSKQKSNISIKNRKASFNFELVEKFVAGIVLGGTEIKSIREGKANLADAYCFFISDELWVSGMNIAEYSHGSYNNHDPGQDRKLLLNKRELRKLKKKSQDKGFTIVATRLFINERGLAKLEIALARGKREYDKRQEIKKRDINREMDRLVR; this comes from the coding sequence GTGAGTAAACAAAAAAGCAATATCAGCATCAAGAACAGGAAGGCTTCATTCAACTTTGAACTTGTAGAGAAGTTTGTTGCAGGAATCGTGCTTGGCGGTACAGAGATCAAGTCCATCAGGGAGGGGAAGGCGAACCTTGCTGATGCATATTGTTTTTTCATTAGCGATGAACTCTGGGTAAGTGGCATGAATATAGCTGAATACTCCCATGGCAGCTACAATAATCATGATCCCGGACAGGACAGGAAACTACTCCTGAATAAACGTGAGCTGAGGAAGCTTAAAAAGAAATCCCAGGATAAGGGATTCACCATTGTTGCAACCAGGCTCTTCATCAACGAGCGGGGTCTCGCAAAACTGGAAATAGCGCTTGCCAGGGGCAAGAGAGAATACGACAAGAGGCAGGAGATCAAAAAGCGTGATATTAACAGGGAGATGGACAGGCTTGTCAGGTAG
- a CDS encoding DUF1573 domain-containing protein: MNWPKITFASLLVALVFSSVYGQTGPVIHFENRQHNFGQISEDGGPVRQRFLFENRGTEPLVMTNVVAGGGISVLAWTRNPVMPGDSGIVTIEFNPVNMPGRFNRLITVSATGSPSTVSLRLLGEVIPAVKTPEEMFPHQIGPLRLRSNHIPLGRVSPGEVVVDSVRVINMADDNLEISFTGVPAYASFRAVPVEISPGEEGNIEVTFDAGSRDEWGSVTSHARVLVNGRTEGRNVIYISANVLEDFSGMTEEEMDLAASITFDERVFNFGTLKQGETAEHSFLFTNTGESELIIRAVRSGCGCTAIDPEKTLLQPGDTSSIGAVFNSRGLRGRQSKTITVITNDPRNPVVVLRVTGEVVNE; encoded by the coding sequence ATGAATTGGCCGAAGATAACATTTGCAAGTTTGCTCGTAGCACTGGTATTCTCTTCAGTATACGGACAAACCGGTCCGGTGATCCATTTTGAGAATAGGCAGCACAATTTCGGGCAGATAAGCGAGGACGGAGGGCCTGTCCGCCAAAGGTTCCTGTTTGAAAACAGGGGTACTGAGCCGCTGGTTATGACAAATGTTGTGGCAGGTGGAGGGATATCTGTCCTTGCATGGACCAGGAATCCCGTAATGCCCGGCGATAGCGGGATTGTAACCATTGAGTTCAATCCCGTCAATATGCCGGGCAGGTTCAACAGGCTTATAACGGTCAGCGCCACGGGTTCTCCTTCAACTGTCAGTCTCAGGTTGCTTGGTGAGGTAATACCTGCCGTGAAGACTCCCGAAGAGATGTTTCCGCATCAGATCGGGCCTCTCAGGCTCAGATCAAACCATATTCCTCTGGGGAGGGTTTCTCCAGGGGAGGTCGTTGTTGATTCCGTAAGGGTAATAAACATGGCTGATGATAATCTGGAAATTTCGTTTACGGGTGTTCCGGCTTATGCATCTTTTCGTGCCGTGCCGGTTGAAATCAGCCCCGGTGAGGAGGGAAATATTGAAGTTACGTTCGATGCCGGCAGCAGGGATGAATGGGGTTCCGTAACCAGCCATGCCCGGGTGCTTGTAAACGGCCGGACAGAAGGCAGGAATGTTATATATATAAGCGCCAATGTTCTGGAGGATTTCTCAGGGATGACAGAGGAGGAGATGGATCTGGCCGCATCAATCACTTTTGATGAAAGGGTTTTCAATTTTGGCACCCTGAAACAGGGTGAGACTGCAGAGCACAGTTTTCTGTTCACAAATACAGGGGAATCAGAGCTCATAATTCGTGCAGTCAGGAGCGGATGCGGTTGTACGGCAATCGATCCGGAAAAGACATTGTTGCAGCCCGGTGATACGAGTAGTATAGGTGCAGTTTTTAACTCACGCGGTCTTCGTGGCAGGCAGAGTAAAACCATTACTGTAATTACCAATGACCCACGAAACCCGGTTGTTGTTCTGCGGGTTACAGGAGAGGTGGTGAACGAATGA